In Chloroflexota bacterium, the following are encoded in one genomic region:
- a CDS encoding FliI/YscN family ATPase, whose translation MDRPAEDVELPDLARYQNLLRTVNPIRSRGAVTQVVGLVIEARGISAQIGEMCTILHPDNQGQVHAEVVGFKDERTLLMPLGEMQGIQPGSIVEASGSPFAVPVGMNLLGRVLDALARPLDQGGPVGSGHTRPTVNTSPHVLQRRPIDQPLVTGVRVIDGLTTVGKGQRIGIFAGSGVGKSTLLGMLARHVKADVNVIALIGERGREVQEFISRDLGADGLRRSVIVVSTSDQPALLRLKGAWTATVIAEYFRDQGLDVNFMMDSVTRFAMAQREIGLAVGEPPAAKGYTPSVFALLPKLMERAGTSETGTITGFYTVLMEADDLTEPITDTVRSILDGHLTLSRDLAAEHHYPAVDVLHSLSRVMPAITERAHQDAAGAIREMLATYDHAKDLVNIGAYRNGSNPQIDRALKLLPVIRMFLQQRADEHCDYETTTDALLKIAA comes from the coding sequence ATGGATCGACCGGCTGAGGACGTTGAACTGCCCGATCTGGCGCGCTATCAGAACCTGCTGCGAACAGTGAACCCGATCCGCAGCCGCGGCGCCGTCACGCAGGTGGTAGGGCTGGTGATCGAGGCGCGCGGCATCAGCGCGCAGATCGGCGAAATGTGCACCATTCTCCACCCCGACAATCAGGGGCAGGTGCATGCCGAGGTGGTCGGGTTCAAGGATGAGCGCACCCTCCTGATGCCGCTGGGCGAAATGCAGGGCATCCAGCCCGGCAGCATTGTCGAGGCCAGCGGCTCCCCGTTCGCGGTGCCGGTCGGCATGAACTTGCTCGGGCGCGTGCTCGACGCGCTGGCGCGGCCGCTCGATCAGGGCGGGCCGGTCGGCAGCGGCCACACCCGCCCCACAGTCAACACCTCCCCGCACGTCCTGCAGCGCCGCCCGATTGACCAGCCGCTGGTGACCGGCGTCCGCGTGATCGATGGACTGACGACGGTCGGCAAGGGGCAGCGCATCGGTATTTTCGCGGGCAGCGGCGTCGGCAAGAGCACCCTGCTGGGCATGCTCGCCCGCCATGTGAAGGCCGATGTCAACGTCATCGCGCTGATCGGCGAGCGTGGCCGCGAGGTGCAGGAGTTTATCAGCCGCGACCTCGGCGCAGACGGATTGCGCCGCTCGGTGATCGTCGTCTCCACCTCGGACCAGCCGGCCCTGCTGCGGCTCAAAGGCGCGTGGACAGCTACCGTCATTGCCGAGTATTTCCGCGACCAGGGACTGGACGTCAACTTCATGATGGACTCGGTCACGCGCTTCGCCATGGCCCAGCGCGAGATCGGCCTCGCGGTCGGCGAGCCGCCTGCCGCTAAAGGCTACACCCCCTCGGTGTTCGCCTTGCTGCCCAAACTGATGGAGCGCGCCGGCACCTCCGAGACGGGCACCATTACCGGCTTTTACACGGTCCTGATGGAGGCCGACGATCTGACCGAGCCGATCACCGACACGGTGCGCAGCATTCTGGATGGGCACCTCACGCTCTCGCGCGACCTGGCCGCCGAACACCATTACCCCGCGGTCGATGTGTTGCACAGCCTCAGCCGTGTCATGCCTGCCATCACCGAGCGCGCACACCAGGATGCGGCCGGCGCCATCCGCGAAATGCTGGCGACATACGATCACGCGAAGGACCTGGTCAACATCGGCGCCTACCGGAATGGCAGTAATCCCCAGATCGACCGCGCACTGAAATTGCTGCCGGTCATTCGGATGTTCCTTCAGCAGCGCGCCGACGAGCACTGCGACTACGAAACGACCACCGACGCCCTGCTAAAAATCGCCGCATAA
- the fliG gene encoding flagellar motor switch protein FliG, translating to MSNAVNSAKVEVRGAQKAAILLLKLGPVLSAEVLRHFDETRIERIASEVANVDSVASSIHEEVVSEAYELAVSTEYMLRGGEQYAREMLTQALGSDRAEELLERIKITKRGNSFDFLSEADPAQLANFLKEEHPQTIALILSHLKVPQTASILSYLEPDLQAGVAARIASMDRTSPEVLAEVERGLSRRISTVLTADYSQAGGVEYLVKVLNRVDRTNEKHILEALDSANRPLAEEVRSKMFVFENITMLDDKSVQRVLREVDMKDLAIALKGASAQVKTLILKNMSKRSAQTLQEEIEMMGPVRLQTVEESQGGIVNVIRRLEESEEIIIMRGDSGEFVV from the coding sequence ATGAGTAATGCAGTCAATTCGGCCAAGGTGGAGGTGCGCGGCGCGCAAAAAGCCGCCATTCTCCTGCTCAAGCTGGGCCCCGTCCTTTCGGCTGAAGTCCTGCGGCACTTCGACGAGACGCGCATCGAGCGCATCGCCTCGGAAGTGGCCAACGTCGATTCGGTGGCCAGCTCGATTCACGAGGAGGTTGTGTCCGAGGCCTATGAGCTCGCGGTGAGCACGGAATACATGCTGCGCGGCGGCGAGCAATACGCGCGCGAGATGCTGACGCAGGCGCTCGGTTCGGATCGCGCGGAAGAACTGCTCGAGCGCATCAAGATCACCAAGCGCGGCAACTCGTTCGACTTTCTGTCCGAAGCCGACCCGGCCCAATTGGCCAACTTCCTGAAGGAAGAGCATCCGCAGACGATCGCGCTGATTCTGTCGCACTTGAAGGTGCCGCAGACGGCGAGCATCCTGTCTTACCTGGAACCCGATCTGCAGGCCGGCGTGGCCGCCCGTATCGCTTCCATGGACCGCACCAGCCCGGAAGTGCTGGCGGAAGTCGAACGCGGCCTGAGCCGCCGCATCTCGACGGTGCTGACGGCGGACTACTCGCAGGCGGGCGGCGTGGAATACCTCGTCAAGGTGCTCAATCGCGTTGACCGCACGAATGAGAAGCACATCCTCGAAGCGCTCGACAGCGCCAACCGCCCGCTGGCCGAGGAAGTGCGCAGCAAGATGTTCGTCTTCGAGAACATCACCATGCTCGACGACAAGTCGGTGCAGCGTGTGCTGCGCGAAGTGGATATGAAAGACCTCGCCATCGCGCTCAAGGGCGCCAGTGCACAGGTCAAGACGTTGATCCTGAAGAACATGTCCAAGCGCTCGGCGCAGACGTTACAGGAAGAGATCGAAATGATGGGGCCGGTGCGCCTGCAGACGGTCGAAGAATCGCAGGGCGGCATCGTCAACGTCATCCGGCGCCTGGAGGAGTCCGAGGAGATTATCATCATGCGCGGCGATTCGGGAGAGTTCGTTGTCTAG
- the fliF gene encoding flagellar M-ring protein FliF, with protein MNPRLLQIQQEFLKRWETMERAQRLLAIAIVVLAIAALVGVSIWSGMPDYAVAYSGLSETDAAAIVKKLKETNVPYQLADGGATIKVPSAQVYEVRLSTASAGLPQGGVVGFELFNNPSLAMTDFTQQLNYQRALEGELARTIGAIAAVDSARVHIVIPQPTLYAQEKKTPTASVVLKLKPGLRLNAGQVQAITNLIAGSVEGLRPEAITLVDTQGNMLSSGLAGGSDGDLKVTQTQLAAQRDYEQQAASAVEAMLARVLGPNKAVVRVSATMGWDKLETSTESYAPAGTTGSMIRSAHVLSETYGAGAAPGGIPGVSSNVPTYQSVVSGTAGATGSPYQRLESTTNYDLSRVTSKRVAMPGKVERLSVSVIVDGVTDAAKLTALKESITAAVGADATRGDIVSVSSAAFDRSYYDQETKSMDDAHQQELIFNIGKAVLLGLAALGVFFFMRRTFMSLAPARMPAPVIIEKSDAPLLAGASGGPGAAISEPAFSAAALNPSNTRRDQLQAQLNHLARTRPGAVAEVIEQWLKEDAK; from the coding sequence GTGAACCCGCGACTGCTGCAGATCCAACAAGAGTTCCTCAAGCGCTGGGAGACGATGGAACGCGCCCAGCGCCTGCTCGCCATTGCCATCGTGGTGCTGGCGATCGCGGCGCTGGTCGGCGTGAGCATCTGGTCAGGTATGCCGGACTACGCGGTCGCGTACAGCGGCCTGAGCGAGACCGACGCGGCCGCCATCGTGAAGAAGCTGAAGGAAACCAACGTCCCGTACCAACTGGCCGATGGCGGCGCCACGATCAAGGTACCCAGCGCGCAGGTGTACGAAGTGCGCCTCAGCACCGCCAGCGCCGGGCTGCCGCAGGGCGGCGTGGTGGGCTTCGAACTGTTCAATAATCCCAGCCTGGCGATGACCGACTTCACCCAGCAGTTGAACTACCAGCGCGCCCTGGAAGGCGAGCTGGCACGCACCATCGGCGCCATCGCGGCCGTCGACAGCGCGCGCGTGCACATCGTCATCCCGCAGCCGACGCTGTACGCGCAGGAGAAGAAAACGCCGACCGCCTCGGTCGTGCTCAAGCTCAAGCCCGGCCTGCGGTTGAACGCCGGCCAGGTGCAGGCGATCACCAACCTGATCGCCGGCAGCGTGGAAGGGCTTCGACCCGAGGCGATCACCCTCGTTGACACGCAGGGCAACATGCTGTCCAGTGGCCTGGCGGGCGGCTCGGATGGCGACTTGAAGGTGACTCAGACGCAGTTGGCGGCCCAGCGCGATTATGAGCAGCAGGCGGCGTCTGCGGTGGAGGCGATGCTGGCGCGCGTGCTGGGGCCCAACAAAGCGGTGGTGCGCGTCAGCGCGACCATGGGCTGGGATAAGCTGGAAACCAGCACCGAGTCGTATGCGCCGGCGGGCACGACCGGCAGCATGATCCGCAGCGCGCACGTACTGAGCGAGACTTACGGGGCCGGCGCGGCGCCCGGCGGCATTCCGGGTGTCAGTTCCAATGTGCCGACCTACCAGTCGGTGGTCAGCGGCACGGCCGGCGCCACGGGCTCGCCGTACCAGCGTCTCGAATCCACGACCAACTACGATCTGTCGCGCGTCACGTCGAAGCGCGTGGCGATGCCCGGCAAGGTCGAGCGGTTGTCGGTTTCCGTGATTGTGGACGGCGTGACCGACGCGGCGAAGTTGACCGCGCTCAAGGAATCGATCACGGCGGCCGTCGGCGCCGATGCAACGCGCGGCGACATCGTCAGCGTCAGCAGCGCCGCATTCGACCGCTCGTATTACGACCAGGAAACCAAGAGCATGGACGATGCGCACCAGCAGGAGTTGATCTTCAACATCGGCAAGGCCGTTCTGCTGGGGCTGGCCGCGCTGGGCGTGTTCTTCTTCATGCGCCGCACGTTCATGAGTTTGGCTCCGGCGCGCATGCCGGCGCCCGTGATCATCGAGAAGAGCGACGCGCCGCTGCTGGCGGGCGCCAGCGGCGGCCCCGGCGCAGCCATCAGCGAGCCGGCGTTCAGCGCGGCAGCGCTGAATCCGTCCAACACGCGCCGCGATCAATTGCAGGCGCAGCTCAACCACCTGGCGCGCACGCGTCCGGGAGCGGTAGCCGAAGTCATCGAGCAGTGGCTCAAAGAAGACGCTAAATAG
- the fliE gene encoding flagellar hook-basal body complex protein FliE: protein MGLNSISAITASLKTAAATQAVAPARAAAPGALDSFGQTISHALEGLNSTQLEADSAMQKLAAGESADIAQVMMTAEKANLSMQFAVAVRNKVVESYQEIMRMQV from the coding sequence ATGGGCCTGAACAGCATTTCCGCTATTACTGCCAGCCTCAAAACGGCGGCCGCCACGCAGGCGGTTGCGCCGGCGCGCGCCGCCGCGCCCGGCGCGCTCGACTCCTTCGGGCAAACCATTTCGCACGCGCTGGAAGGGCTGAACAGCACGCAACTCGAGGCCGACAGCGCAATGCAGAAGCTGGCCGCCGGCGAATCGGCGGACATTGCGCAGGTGATGATGACGGCCGAGAAGGCGAACCTCAGCATGCAGTTCGCCGTGGCCGTGCGCAACAAAGTCGTCGAGTCGTACCAAGAAATCATGCGTATGCAGGTCTAG
- the flgC gene encoding flagellar basal body rod protein FlgC, with the protein MGLFESMKISASALTAQRLRMDVIANNMANQQTTRTAEGGAYKREQVVFRPQAQGQSPMFAAFMHRESPVAEGAGVAVVAVVEDASPGVVSFEPNHPDADAQGYVTYPNVDVATEMTDMLSATRSYEANTTVFNAIKGMALKALEIGR; encoded by the coding sequence ATGGGACTGTTCGAGAGCATGAAGATCAGCGCCTCCGCGCTTACCGCGCAGCGGCTGCGCATGGATGTCATCGCCAACAACATGGCCAACCAGCAGACGACGCGCACCGCCGAAGGCGGCGCGTACAAGCGCGAGCAGGTCGTGTTCCGCCCGCAGGCGCAGGGGCAAAGCCCGATGTTCGCCGCGTTCATGCACCGCGAGTCGCCGGTCGCCGAAGGCGCGGGCGTCGCCGTGGTCGCCGTCGTCGAGGACGCTTCGCCGGGCGTCGTGAGCTTCGAGCCGAACCACCCCGACGCCGACGCGCAGGGTTACGTGACCTATCCCAACGTAGACGTGGCCACCGAAATGACCGACATGCTCTCCGCGACGCGCTCGTATGAAGCCAATACCACCGTGTTCAACGCGATCAAGGGCATGGCGCTCAAAGCGCTTGAGATCGGCCGATAG
- a CDS encoding chemotaxis response regulator protein-glutamate methylesterase — MIRVLIVDDSAVVRKILTEELSQFPDINVVGSAVDPYMARDMIVELQPDVLTLDVEMPRMDGLSFLAKLMKHHPLPVIVVSSLTPANSENALRALELGAVEVVPKPGSQYSVPNVSMRLLHAIRAAARAQVGVRLAPAGVPVAAGAPVLSPAATLETTHKVLAIGASTGGVQAIEVVLRGLPAVMPGVVMVQHMPENFTKTFAERLNHNCQLEVREARDNDYVTPGLVLLAPGNHHMVLERSGARYVVRIKDGPPVHHQRPSVDVLFQSVARHAGRNAVGVILTGMGADGAKGLLSMRQSGARTLAQDEKSCVVFGMPKEAIQLGAAEMVVPLNDVSQSVLSFF, encoded by the coding sequence ATGATACGCGTCCTTATTGTGGATGACTCCGCCGTCGTGCGCAAGATTCTGACGGAAGAGCTGTCCCAGTTCCCGGATATCAACGTCGTCGGCAGCGCGGTCGACCCGTACATGGCGCGCGATATGATCGTCGAGCTCCAGCCCGACGTGCTGACGCTGGATGTCGAGATGCCGCGCATGGATGGCTTGTCGTTCCTGGCCAAGCTGATGAAGCACCACCCGCTGCCGGTCATCGTCGTCAGTTCGTTGACGCCGGCCAATAGCGAAAATGCGCTGCGCGCGCTCGAACTCGGCGCGGTCGAGGTGGTGCCGAAGCCCGGTTCGCAGTATTCGGTGCCGAACGTATCGATGCGCCTGCTGCACGCCATCCGCGCGGCGGCGCGCGCGCAGGTGGGCGTGCGGCTGGCGCCGGCGGGCGTGCCGGTCGCCGCAGGCGCACCGGTGTTGTCGCCGGCGGCGACGCTGGAGACCACGCACAAAGTGCTGGCCATTGGCGCGTCCACCGGGGGCGTGCAGGCGATCGAGGTGGTGCTGCGCGGCCTGCCGGCGGTCATGCCCGGCGTCGTCATGGTGCAGCACATGCCCGAGAACTTCACGAAGACGTTTGCCGAGCGGCTGAACCACAACTGCCAGCTCGAAGTGCGCGAGGCGCGCGATAACGACTACGTGACGCCGGGACTGGTGCTGCTGGCGCCCGGCAATCATCATATGGTGCTGGAGCGCAGCGGCGCGCGCTACGTCGTGCGTATCAAGGATGGCCCGCCGGTGCATCACCAGCGCCCCAGCGTCGACGTGCTGTTCCAGTCGGTTGCGCGCCATGCCGGCCGCAACGCGGTCGGCGTGATTCTGACCGGCATGGGCGCGGACGGCGCCAAAGGGCTGCTGTCCATGCGCCAGAGCGGCGCGCGGACGCTGGCACAGGACGAAAAGAGTTGTGTGGTGTTTGGCATGCCCAAAGAGGCCATTCAACTGGGCGCCGCGGAGATGGTCGTGCCGCTCAACGATGTGTCCCAGAGCGTTCTGAGCTTTTTCTAG
- a CDS encoding chemotaxis protein CheX, with protein MSDTLDRQLFEVSAQIFEDLVFFFPSPELEPQQQDAVADATAQVNFEGPFAGQLIITLCGNLLPQLAANMLGADEQLPRAEQYDSFGEIGNVICGNLLPQVAGAEHVFRLAAPQVVAGSATTAPEAWAPLARACLGLEEGRADLLLIGDAEALSRLTG; from the coding sequence ATGAGCGATACCCTGGATCGCCAGCTCTTTGAGGTCTCGGCCCAGATCTTCGAAGACCTCGTGTTCTTCTTCCCGTCGCCGGAACTGGAACCGCAGCAGCAGGACGCCGTGGCTGATGCGACCGCGCAGGTCAATTTCGAGGGGCCCTTCGCCGGGCAGTTGATCATCACGCTGTGCGGCAATCTGCTGCCGCAGCTCGCGGCCAATATGCTGGGGGCCGACGAGCAGTTGCCGCGGGCGGAGCAGTACGACTCGTTCGGCGAGATCGGCAACGTGATCTGCGGTAACCTGCTGCCGCAGGTGGCGGGCGCCGAGCATGTCTTTCGCCTGGCCGCGCCGCAGGTGGTCGCCGGCTCGGCGACCACGGCGCCCGAGGCGTGGGCGCCACTGGCCCGTGCCTGCCTGGGCCTCGAAGAAGGCCGCGCAGACCTGTTGTTGATCGGCGATGCCGAGGCGTTGTCGCGCCTCACAGGGTAG
- a CDS encoding response regulator, producing MAYNVMVVDDSAVMRSIIIKTLRLSGMPLGTVLEAANGVEALSLTDNNWIDLALVDINMPVMNGEELLDRLRANPETADMPVVVVSTESSDTRINSLMRKGAGFVHKPFSPESLRNTLKKFLEKPQ from the coding sequence GTGGCCTACAATGTCATGGTAGTGGACGATAGTGCGGTGATGCGCTCGATTATCATCAAGACGCTGCGCCTGAGCGGCATGCCGCTCGGCACCGTGCTCGAAGCCGCCAACGGCGTCGAAGCGCTGTCGCTGACCGACAACAACTGGATTGATCTAGCGCTGGTCGATATCAACATGCCGGTCATGAACGGCGAAGAGCTGCTCGACCGCCTGCGCGCGAACCCGGAGACGGCCGACATGCCGGTCGTCGTGGTATCCACCGAAAGCAGCGACACGCGCATCAACAGCCTGATGCGGAAAGGCGCCGGCTTTGTGCACAAGCCGTTTTCGCCGGAGAGCCTGCGCAACACGCTGAAAAAATTCCTGGAGAAACCGCAATGA
- a CDS encoding chemotaxis protein CheD: MKHIVGIADMIISANRDDEIVTHALGSCLGLTIYDPVSCVGGMLHVMLPDSTIDLAKAAANPYMFVDTGVPRLFLDCYKAGAQKSRLIVKVAGGASTGGDREDYFQIGKRNFVALRKLLWKNGVLLDAYDVGGTTSRGMTLQVGSGEVQMRINGTTTAL, translated from the coding sequence GTGAAGCATATCGTGGGCATCGCCGATATGATCATCTCCGCTAACCGCGATGATGAAATTGTGACGCACGCACTGGGCAGTTGCCTGGGGTTGACGATCTACGATCCCGTTTCGTGCGTGGGTGGCATGCTGCATGTGATGCTGCCCGACTCGACCATTGACCTGGCCAAGGCCGCCGCCAACCCGTATATGTTCGTGGACACGGGCGTCCCGCGCCTGTTCCTGGACTGCTACAAGGCCGGGGCGCAGAAGTCGCGCCTGATCGTCAAAGTGGCCGGCGGCGCGTCGACCGGCGGCGACCGCGAAGACTACTTTCAGATTGGCAAGCGCAACTTCGTCGCACTGCGCAAGCTGCTCTGGAAGAACGGCGTGCTGCTGGACGCGTATGATGTGGGCGGCACCACCTCGCGCGGCATGACCCTGCAGGTCGGGTCTGGCGAGGTGCAGATGCGTATCAATGGCACGACGACGGCGCTTTGA